A region from the Pseudomonas sp. Teo4 genome encodes:
- a CDS encoding methyl-accepting chemotaxis protein has translation MANSDEQSNRTNSVAAAINELGAAAQEIAGNAAQASQHASSARLLAEEGQQVVERNIAAMNRLSDLIVSSSAHIETLNSKTVNIGQILEVITSISQQTNLLALNAAIEAARAGEAGRGFAVVADEVRNLAHRTQESAQQVQTMIEELQVGARESVDTMGQSQRHSQDSMEIANQAGERLDSVTVRIGEIDGMNQSVATATEEQTAVVDSINMDINEINMLNQEGVENLQATLRACSDLEQQASRLKHLVGTFRI, from the coding sequence ATGGCCAACTCCGACGAGCAGTCCAACCGCACCAACAGCGTCGCCGCCGCCATCAACGAACTGGGCGCCGCCGCCCAGGAGATCGCCGGCAACGCGGCCCAAGCGTCGCAACACGCAAGCTCCGCGCGCCTGCTGGCCGAAGAAGGCCAGCAAGTGGTGGAGCGCAACATCGCGGCGATGAACCGCCTGTCCGACCTGATCGTCAGCTCCAGCGCGCACATCGAGACGCTCAACAGCAAGACCGTGAACATCGGCCAGATCCTCGAAGTGATCACCAGCATTTCCCAGCAGACCAACCTGCTGGCGCTCAATGCGGCAATCGAAGCCGCCCGAGCCGGCGAGGCTGGCCGAGGCTTTGCCGTGGTGGCCGATGAAGTACGCAACCTGGCCCACCGCACGCAAGAGTCGGCGCAGCAGGTACAGACCATGATCGAGGAGCTGCAGGTCGGCGCCCGCGAATCGGTGGACACCATGGGCCAAAGCCAACGCCACAGCCAGGACAGCATGGAAATCGCCAACCAGGCCGGCGAACGCCTGGACAGCGTGACCGTGCGCATCGGTGAGATCGACGGCATGAACCAGTCGGTGGCCACCGCCACCGAGGAGCAGACTGCCGTGGTCGACTCGATCAACATGGACATCAACGAAATCAACATGCTCAACCAGGAGGGCGTCGAGAACCTGCAGGCCACCCTGCGTGCATGCTCGGACCTGGAGCAGCAGGCCAGCCGCCTCAAGCACCTGGTCGGCACCTTCCGCATCTGA
- a CDS encoding helicase HerA-like domain-containing protein, with amino-acid sequence MTDSSQIVVGAGLDGQPVNQAMRLANRHGLVAGATGTGKTVTLQHLAEVFSDAGVAVFAADVKGDLCGLGAMGSPQGKVAERIAGMPWLGHTPQAYPVSLWDIAGQSGHPLRTTLSEMGPLLLGNLLELTDSQQAALYAAFKVADREGLLLDLKDLKALLGHLKDNPQLLGEDSALMTNASTQALLRRLATLEQQGAEALFGEPALQLEDLLRPDRDGRGRIHLLDASRLVHEAPKVYATFLLWLLAELFEQLPERGDADKPVLALFFDEAHLLFNDTPKALQDRLEQVVRLIRSKGVGVYFVTQSPGDLPDAVLAQLGLRIQHGLRAFTAKEQKSLRAVADGFRPNPAFDTLAVLTELGIGEALVGTLEEKGTPAMVQRVLIAPPQSRIGPLTANERAALIAGSPLAGRYDKPVDRESAYEMLTQRKGEPVEPTPLPKTDEDSFADKAGEFLQSAAGQAIKSAVRQAANQLGRQLVRGLMGSLLGGKKR; translated from the coding sequence ATGACGGACTCTTCGCAAATAGTTGTAGGTGCAGGTTTGGATGGCCAGCCCGTCAATCAAGCCATGCGCCTGGCCAACCGCCACGGTCTGGTTGCTGGCGCCACGGGGACGGGCAAGACCGTTACCTTGCAACACCTGGCGGAAGTCTTCAGCGACGCCGGCGTGGCGGTGTTCGCGGCCGACGTCAAAGGTGACCTGTGTGGCCTGGGCGCGATGGGCTCACCGCAGGGCAAGGTGGCCGAGCGGATTGCCGGCATGCCCTGGTTGGGGCACACGCCACAGGCGTATCCGGTCAGCTTGTGGGATATCGCCGGCCAGTCCGGTCACCCACTGCGCACCACCCTCAGCGAAATGGGGCCGTTGTTGCTGGGAAATCTGTTGGAGTTGACCGACAGCCAGCAGGCGGCGCTGTATGCCGCGTTCAAGGTGGCTGACCGCGAAGGCTTGCTGCTTGATCTCAAGGACCTCAAGGCATTGCTCGGGCACCTGAAGGACAACCCGCAGTTACTGGGCGAAGACAGCGCGTTGATGACCAACGCCTCCACCCAAGCGTTGCTGCGCAGGTTGGCCACGCTGGAGCAGCAGGGCGCCGAGGCACTGTTCGGCGAACCGGCGTTGCAGCTTGAAGACCTGCTGCGCCCGGACCGCGACGGGCGAGGGCGTATTCACCTGCTCGATGCCAGTCGCCTGGTGCATGAGGCGCCGAAGGTGTATGCGACCTTCCTGCTGTGGCTGCTGGCTGAGTTGTTCGAGCAATTGCCGGAGCGGGGCGATGCTGACAAACCGGTGCTGGCGCTGTTCTTCGACGAAGCTCATTTGTTATTCAACGATACGCCCAAGGCTTTGCAGGACCGCCTGGAGCAAGTCGTGCGGCTGATCCGCTCAAAAGGCGTGGGGGTGTATTTCGTCACCCAGTCACCGGGCGATCTGCCAGATGCGGTGCTGGCTCAATTGGGGCTACGTATCCAACACGGGCTGCGGGCGTTCACGGCCAAGGAGCAGAAGTCGTTGCGGGCGGTGGCTGATGGTTTTCGCCCCAACCCGGCTTTCGATACCCTGGCGGTGCTGACCGAGTTGGGTATTGGTGAAGCCTTGGTGGGGACGTTGGAAGAGAAGGGCACGCCGGCGATGGTCCAGCGTGTGCTAATTGCTCCGCCGCAGTCGCGTATCGGGCCGCTGACGGCGAACGAGCGCGCAGCCTTGATTGCCGGCTCACCGTTGGCCGGGCGTTATGACAAACCGGTGGACCGTGAGTCGGCGTACGAGATGCTGACCCAGCGCAAGGGTGAGCCCGTGGAGCCGACGCCGCTGCCGAAGACTGATGAAGACAGCTTTGCCGACAAAGCCGGGGAGTTCTTGCAGAGTGCGGCAGGGCAGGCGATCAAGTCGGCGGTGCGCCAGGCGGCCAATCAGTTGGGGCGCCAGCTGGTGCGGGGGTTGATGGGGTCTTTGCTGGGTGGCAAGAAGCGGTAG
- a CDS encoding inorganic phosphate transporter, with translation MIDLFSGLDAWVLVSLLLALTFVLAFEFINGFHDTANAVATVIYTKAMPPHLAVFFSGVFNFLGVLLGGVGVAYAIVHLLPVELLINVNTGHGLAMVFSLLAAAITWNLGTWYFGIPASSSHTLIGSILGVGLANALINDIPLGDGVNWQKAIDIAMSLVVSPMAGFAVAALVLIGLKWWRPLSKMHKTPEQRRKLDDKKHPPFWNRLVLVISAMGVSFVHGSNDGQKGIGLIMLVLIGIVPAKFVLDLNSTTYQIERTRDATMHLSQFYQRNAATLGEFLALGKAQASDLPEQFSCNPQQTEPTIAALQSSLQGVTDYRALSADKRVEVRRYLLCLDDTAKKVGKLPGLQAREKADLEKLRKDLTATTEYAPFWVIVAVALALGLGTMVGWKRVVLTVGEKIGKQGMTYAQGMSAQITAACAIGMANVFALPVSTTHVLSSGVAGTMVANKSGLQGGTVKTILLAWVLTLPASMSLAAGLFWLASKAIG, from the coding sequence ATGATCGATTTATTCAGCGGACTGGATGCCTGGGTGTTGGTGAGCTTGCTGCTCGCTTTGACATTCGTGCTCGCATTCGAGTTCATCAATGGCTTTCATGACACCGCAAACGCGGTAGCCACTGTCATCTATACCAAAGCCATGCCGCCGCATCTCGCCGTGTTCTTCTCCGGCGTGTTCAACTTCCTCGGCGTTCTGCTCGGCGGAGTCGGGGTGGCCTACGCCATCGTGCACCTGCTGCCGGTCGAACTGCTGATCAATGTGAACACCGGACACGGCTTGGCCATGGTCTTCTCGTTGCTGGCCGCGGCCATCACCTGGAACCTTGGCACCTGGTATTTCGGCATCCCCGCCTCCAGCTCGCATACGCTGATCGGTTCGATCCTCGGCGTGGGTCTGGCCAATGCCCTGATCAACGACATTCCGCTGGGTGATGGCGTCAACTGGCAGAAGGCTATCGACATCGCCATGTCGCTGGTGGTCTCGCCAATGGCTGGCTTCGCGGTTGCCGCCCTGGTGCTGATCGGCCTGAAATGGTGGCGTCCGCTGTCGAAGATGCACAAGACGCCTGAACAGCGTCGCAAGCTCGACGACAAGAAGCACCCACCGTTCTGGAACCGCCTGGTACTGGTTATTTCGGCCATGGGCGTGAGCTTCGTGCACGGTTCCAACGACGGCCAGAAAGGCATCGGCTTGATCATGCTGGTACTGATCGGCATCGTCCCGGCCAAGTTCGTCCTCGACCTGAACAGCACCACGTACCAGATCGAGCGTACCCGTGACGCCACGATGCACCTGAGCCAGTTCTATCAGCGCAATGCCGCCACCCTGGGCGAGTTCCTGGCCCTGGGCAAGGCGCAGGCCAGCGATCTGCCGGAACAGTTCAGCTGCAATCCGCAACAGACCGAACCGACCATCGCCGCACTGCAGTCTTCGCTGCAGGGCGTTACCGACTATCGTGCCCTGAGCGCCGACAAGCGCGTGGAAGTGCGTCGCTACCTGCTGTGCCTGGACGATACGGCGAAGAAAGTCGGCAAACTGCCTGGCCTGCAAGCCCGTGAAAAGGCCGACCTCGAGAAGCTGCGCAAGGACCTGACCGCCACTACCGAGTACGCCCCGTTCTGGGTGATCGTGGCCGTCGCCCTGGCCTTGGGCCTGGGTACCATGGTTGGCTGGAAGCGTGTGGTACTGACCGTTGGCGAGAAGATCGGCAAGCAGGGCATGACCTACGCTCAAGGTATGTCGGCACAGATCACCGCGGCCTGCGCCATCGGCATGGCCAACGTGTTCGCCTTGCCGGTATCCACCACCCACGTGCTGTCGTCCGGTGTGGCCGGCACCATGGTCGCCAACAAAAGCGGCCTGCAAGGTGGCACCGTGAAGACCATCCTGCTGGCCTGGGTCCTGACCCTGCCGGCCTCGATGAGCCTGGCGGCCGGCCTGTTCTGGCTGGCATCCAAAGCCATTGGCTGA